A genome region from Methylohalobius crimeensis 10Ki includes the following:
- a CDS encoding GGDEF domain-containing protein — translation MPHSTQAGQDPRFCLLEDILDAGLLNAVFQPILDLRSRTFTGYEALIRGPADTPLNAPLALFDCAREHGLTLPLERACIEVIFRRFAEARLSGSLFVNLSPSGLLDEQIGNGHTSKLLAELNLHPSRIVFELTENEQIDDFDQLIDALDRFRSHGFQFAIDDLGEGFANLKLWSEIHPDCVKIDRHFIDQLADDPFKYELVHAITLMAKTSATTVIAEGIERPEDFLAVRDLGIQCAQGFLIARPEPHPPINPHEKIRSFLAQRQISVQPGKLSETHRQTIGQLIDLIEPMTPGACNDLVLDRFERDPQLSLLPVVDDGYPLGLIWRYTFLDGLVRPYRRELFGRKPCTLFMNPNPLMLDAATPLQEASLRLAQISEHSEIFGLIVTENGRYAGVCSGQRLMTRITELQINAARYANPLTQLPGNVPIYTHMDRLLGNEADFVVCYIDIDHFKPFNDTYGYHAGDDLILILAQALTEVTDSHRDLVGHIGGDDFIVLLQSGNWQKRIEQLFARFDAGLTPLLHPRHQSAGGYWTEDRSGNEVFHPLPTLSVGAVEVNHGDYESHRDLSDTASQVKKLAKRQSGHSLFKERRKPPPNRP, via the coding sequence ATGCCCCATTCAACGCAAGCCGGCCAAGATCCCAGATTCTGCCTGTTGGAGGACATCCTCGACGCCGGTCTGTTAAACGCGGTTTTCCAACCCATTCTGGACCTTCGCAGTCGCACCTTCACCGGTTACGAAGCCCTGATCAGAGGACCCGCCGATACCCCCCTCAACGCCCCGCTGGCCTTGTTCGATTGCGCCCGCGAGCACGGGCTCACCCTTCCCCTCGAGCGCGCCTGCATAGAAGTCATTTTTCGCCGCTTTGCCGAAGCGCGTCTATCGGGAAGCTTGTTCGTCAATTTATCCCCCTCTGGATTGCTCGATGAACAAATAGGCAATGGACATACAAGCAAATTGCTCGCCGAATTGAACCTGCACCCCAGCAGGATCGTATTCGAACTGACGGAAAATGAACAAATCGACGATTTCGATCAGCTTATCGACGCACTCGACCGTTTTCGTTCTCACGGTTTTCAATTTGCGATCGACGATTTAGGCGAAGGGTTCGCCAATTTGAAACTGTGGTCCGAAATCCATCCCGATTGCGTCAAGATCGATCGTCATTTCATCGACCAGCTCGCCGACGATCCCTTCAAATACGAATTGGTCCACGCCATCACCTTGATGGCCAAAACCAGTGCCACCACCGTCATCGCCGAGGGCATCGAGCGTCCCGAGGATTTTCTGGCGGTACGCGATTTAGGCATCCAATGCGCACAAGGCTTCTTGATCGCCCGCCCCGAACCTCACCCGCCGATCAACCCCCACGAGAAAATCCGGTCATTTTTGGCGCAACGTCAAATTTCCGTTCAACCCGGAAAACTGTCGGAAACCCACCGGCAGACCATCGGCCAATTGATTGATTTAATCGAACCGATGACCCCCGGGGCCTGCAACGATTTGGTCCTCGACCGCTTCGAACGCGATCCGCAACTGAGCTTATTGCCGGTGGTGGATGACGGTTATCCCCTCGGACTCATTTGGCGCTACACCTTTCTCGACGGTCTGGTTCGCCCCTATCGGCGCGAACTGTTCGGCCGCAAGCCTTGCACGCTCTTCATGAATCCGAATCCCTTGATGCTGGATGCCGCCACGCCGCTGCAAGAAGCCAGTCTGCGTCTGGCACAGATCAGCGAGCATAGCGAAATTTTCGGTCTGATCGTGACCGAAAACGGCCGCTATGCCGGCGTTTGCAGCGGTCAACGTTTGATGACCCGAATCACCGAGCTCCAAATCAACGCCGCCCGCTACGCCAATCCGCTTACCCAATTGCCCGGGAACGTACCGATTTATACCCATATGGACCGGCTGTTGGGCAACGAAGCCGATTTCGTCGTCTGCTATATCGATATCGATCACTTCAAGCCGTTCAACGATACCTACGGTTACCATGCGGGAGACGATTTGATCTTGATCCTCGCCCAAGCATTGACCGAGGTCACCGACAGCCACCGCGATCTAGTCGGCCACATCGGCGGCGACGATTTCATCGTTTTGCTGCAAAGCGGCAACTGGCAAAAGCGCATCGAACAACTTTTTGCCCGCTTCGATGCGGGATTGACACCCCTCCTTCATCCGCGGCACCAAAGTGCCGGGGGTTATTGGACCGAAGATCGCTCGGGTAATGAAGTATTCCATCCCCTGCCCACGTTGTCGGTCGGTGCTGTCGAAGTCAATCACGGCGACTACGAGTCGCACCGGGATCTATCCGATACCGCCTCGCAAGTGAAGAAGCTGGCCAAGCGCCAAAGCGGTCACAGTCTTTTTAAGGAACGACGTAAACCTCCTCCAAACCGGCCTTAG
- a CDS encoding EAL domain-containing protein, whose translation MYNKARTLRFASIAIAVLALCVFGYFWVNRAALPEITAAAKKVVRVGVYQNPPKIYFNDAGEPAGLFMDLIEAIARRENWRLAFVSCNWRDCLERLEAARIDLMPDVALSDQRSRRFDFHRIPVTHSWSVILTPMSAPVISLPKLNRSRIALLSGAIQAKPLDAMMTGHGLTYTPVGYPSYAEAFAAVRDGEADAVVSNSYYAGFYGQRYGLRETPIVFNPAALFFATSKGDPLGLLPRIDAHLESWRYDEDSVYYAALKSAMVPAQEPVVPPTLRHLMVAIIGMLLMLLSMSVVLRWQVKRRTAQLRETAHRLDHMLSSSPVVLYQLSMADGRIDTRWVSDNVERLFGFGAERFVADNCWPRQLHAEDREMVLNNLDVLFQAGHLVQEYRIHDARGEVRFVRDEMRLLPGKTDQLDEIVGSWNDLTESHEQAARLSFLTHYDPLTRLPNRALLRERLIHAVYRARRENRALAVLYIDIDRFKTINDSLGHNLGDTVLRALAHRLESLLHSGANLARVGGDGFVLLMENDVGRTTAEAVAEKIMNALVEPIQLGNQKVALTLSIGINLFPGDNGDADTFLQHAEAAMYEAKRAGRNIYRFYSPSLSVGVAERLSLESALRFAVKNKELILHYQPQIDLSSNRLVGVEALVRWQHPELGLVSPGRFIPLAEEMGIIGKIGAWVLEEACRQMVGWQKEKHAIDRVAVNLSVQQIDGETILPLVRRILDETGLRPASLELEVTESMIMREPEKATAALQGFRAMGIELAIDDFGTGYSSLNYLKHLPINRLKIDQSFVRDIGGDPNSEAISRAIIGLARSLELETVAEGIEHPHQRDFLRREGCLIGQGYLFSRPVPGDQIIEDYRMGKDHSSTLG comes from the coding sequence ATGTATAACAAGGCCCGAACTCTGCGATTCGCATCGATCGCAATCGCGGTATTGGCATTATGTGTATTCGGCTATTTTTGGGTGAACCGGGCGGCCCTTCCGGAAATCACCGCTGCCGCAAAAAAAGTGGTGCGTGTGGGGGTATACCAAAATCCTCCCAAGATCTATTTCAACGACGCCGGTGAGCCGGCGGGACTGTTTATGGATTTGATCGAGGCAATCGCCCGCCGGGAAAATTGGCGGCTCGCATTCGTCTCTTGCAATTGGCGGGATTGTCTGGAGCGACTGGAAGCGGCCCGGATCGACCTCATGCCGGATGTGGCCCTTTCCGATCAACGCAGCCGCCGCTTCGACTTTCACCGCATCCCGGTCACCCACAGCTGGTCGGTCATTCTCACGCCGATGAGCGCCCCGGTGATTTCCCTGCCCAAACTCAATCGAAGTCGCATCGCCTTGTTGTCCGGCGCCATTCAAGCCAAGCCGCTCGATGCGATGATGACCGGCCACGGTTTGACCTATACGCCGGTCGGTTATCCCAGTTATGCGGAAGCCTTCGCAGCGGTCCGCGACGGCGAAGCCGACGCCGTGGTCAGCAACAGCTATTATGCCGGCTTCTATGGGCAGCGATACGGCTTGCGCGAAACGCCCATCGTATTCAATCCGGCGGCTTTGTTTTTCGCCACTTCCAAGGGCGATCCGCTGGGGCTGCTGCCGCGCATCGACGCCCATTTGGAATCCTGGCGATACGATGAGGATTCGGTGTATTACGCGGCCTTGAAGTCGGCCATGGTACCGGCCCAGGAACCGGTCGTTCCACCGACGCTGCGCCATCTGATGGTCGCTATCATCGGGATGCTGCTCATGCTTTTGTCCATGAGCGTCGTGTTGCGTTGGCAAGTCAAGCGGAGAACCGCCCAATTGCGGGAAACCGCCCATCGCCTCGATCACATGCTTTCCTCCAGCCCGGTGGTGCTTTACCAGTTGTCGATGGCCGACGGCCGTATCGATACGCGCTGGGTGAGCGACAACGTGGAGCGATTGTTCGGTTTCGGGGCCGAACGCTTCGTTGCGGATAATTGCTGGCCACGGCAACTCCATGCCGAGGACCGGGAAATGGTGCTGAACAACCTCGACGTGCTTTTTCAAGCCGGCCATCTCGTGCAGGAATACCGAATCCACGATGCCCGGGGAGAAGTTCGCTTCGTGCGCGACGAAATGCGCTTGCTGCCGGGAAAGACCGACCAGTTGGACGAAATCGTCGGTTCCTGGAACGATCTGACCGAATCCCACGAACAGGCGGCGCGGCTGAGTTTCCTCACCCATTACGATCCGCTGACCCGGCTTCCCAACCGCGCACTGCTGCGCGAACGCTTGATCCATGCCGTCTATCGAGCGCGCCGAGAGAACCGTGCTTTGGCCGTGTTGTATATCGATATCGATCGTTTCAAGACCATCAACGACAGTCTCGGCCATAATCTCGGCGATACGGTGCTCCGGGCCTTGGCGCACCGGCTGGAAAGTTTGCTACACTCGGGCGCCAACTTGGCGCGGGTCGGCGGCGACGGTTTCGTGCTGCTGATGGAAAACGACGTCGGGCGGACTACAGCCGAAGCGGTGGCCGAAAAGATCATGAATGCCTTGGTCGAGCCGATACAGCTGGGGAATCAGAAAGTGGCGCTGACCCTCAGCATCGGCATCAACCTGTTTCCCGGCGACAACGGCGACGCCGATACCTTCTTGCAGCACGCCGAAGCGGCGATGTACGAGGCCAAGCGCGCGGGGCGCAATATATACCGATTTTACTCCCCCTCCCTTTCGGTGGGAGTCGCCGAACGTTTGTCCCTGGAGAGCGCCCTACGCTTCGCGGTGAAAAACAAGGAATTGATCCTCCATTACCAGCCTCAGATCGACTTGAGCTCCAACCGCCTCGTCGGCGTGGAGGCTTTGGTGCGCTGGCAGCATCCGGAGCTCGGGTTGGTTTCCCCCGGGCGCTTCATCCCCCTCGCCGAGGAAATGGGCATCATCGGGAAGATAGGCGCTTGGGTACTGGAAGAAGCTTGTCGCCAGATGGTGGGGTGGCAGAAGGAGAAACACGCCATCGATCGCGTGGCGGTGAATTTGTCGGTACAACAGATCGACGGCGAAACCATCCTTCCCCTGGTCCGGCGAATTCTCGACGAGACCGGCCTGCGACCGGCCAGTCTGGAGCTGGAAGTGACCGAATCGATGATCATGCGCGAACCGGAAAAGGCGACTGCCGCCTTGCAAGGTTTTCGGGCCATGGGGATCGAACTCGCCATCGACGATTTCGGCACCGGCTATTCCAGCCTGAACTACCTCAAGCATCTGCCCATCAATCGTCTCAAGATCGATCAATCCTTCGTGCGCGATATAGGAGGCGACCCCAATAGCGAGGCGATCAGCCGCGCCATCATTGGGCTAGCGCGAAGCCTCGAGCTTGAAACCGTGGCCGAGGGGATCGAGCATCCGCATCAGCGCGATTTCCTGCGCCGGGAAGGATGTCTGATCGGGCAAGGGTATCTGTTCAGCCGGCCGGTCCCCGGTGACCAGATCATCGAGGATTATCGGATGGGAAAAGACCACTCGTCGACGCTTGGCTAG
- a CDS encoding DUF1295 domain-containing protein translates to MESTYLQALGLILGMGAVTWIYSLFRRDVSIVDSLWSLMFLAAAILYLSRSPTVNLRSVLVLSLIAIWALRLSIHLTLRNWGQPEDRRYREIRRNNEPHFAFKSLYIVFGLQGVLAWIISIPLLFALYPVTHFHWLDVIAVILWLVGFVFESVADWQLFRFQKNEANKGKVLDTGLWRYTRHPNYFGEFCIWWGYYLLAVPGDGWWTIYAPALMTLLLLKVSGVGLMETEITRRRPAYQAYRETTSAFFPSLTEVFRTKKAH, encoded by the coding sequence ATGGAAAGCACTTATCTGCAAGCACTGGGACTCATTCTAGGCATGGGAGCGGTGACATGGATCTATAGCTTGTTTCGGCGTGACGTCAGTATCGTCGATAGCCTGTGGTCTTTGATGTTTCTGGCCGCCGCAATACTCTATCTCAGCCGAAGTCCCACAGTGAATTTGCGCTCGGTGCTGGTTCTGTCGCTAATCGCTATTTGGGCCCTGCGTCTCTCGATTCACCTGACTCTCCGAAATTGGGGGCAGCCGGAGGATCGCCGCTACCGGGAAATCCGCCGCAACAATGAGCCCCACTTCGCTTTTAAAAGCCTCTATATTGTTTTCGGCCTGCAAGGGGTACTCGCCTGGATCATCTCCATTCCGCTGCTGTTCGCCTTGTACCCGGTAACTCATTTTCATTGGCTGGATGTGATCGCGGTCATTCTTTGGCTGGTGGGATTTGTTTTTGAAAGTGTGGCCGATTGGCAGTTGTTTCGATTTCAGAAAAACGAAGCCAATAAAGGTAAGGTACTCGATACCGGACTGTGGCGTTATACGCGCCATCCCAATTATTTTGGCGAATTTTGTATTTGGTGGGGCTATTATCTGCTGGCGGTGCCTGGGGATGGGTGGTGGACCATTTATGCACCGGCGCTGATGACGCTTTTGCTTCTCAAGGTGTCAGGGGTCGGGTTGATGGAAACGGAGATCACGCGAAGACGCCCGGCCTATCAGGCTTATCGGGAAACAACCAGTGCGTTTTTCCCTTCCCTGACCGAGGTATTTCGGACGAAAAAAGCCCATTAA
- a CDS encoding TRAP transporter large permease: MATSTMAAITAAIMIVLLLMGYPMMVPLIVGALVLMFTQFPFLDAQILIQQMIGGVSQSVLVAVPMFILAADIMIKGHTADRLLDLVAKFVGHLKGGLPMTTAVSCTLFGAVSGSTQATVVAMGKPLRPKLLEAGYSDKFTIALIINASDIALLIPPSIGMIIYGVVSGTSVSELFIAGIGPGLLILFLFSIYCYMVAVRKGIEHQPKASWPERRRALKRALLAMGFPVIIIGGIYSGFFSPTEAASVSVLYAFILESWIYRQVGLKDMPEIALSTGLVTAVVFILVGAGSAFSWVISFAQIPELLLGDVIADAADSPYFILGLIAVSFFVGCMFVDPIVVILILTPIFAPAVKAAGIDPVLVGTIVTLQAAIGSATPPFGCDIFTAVAIFRRPYLEIIQGTPPFILMLLFSTVLLIMFPQIALFLPGLMR, from the coding sequence ATGGCCACTTCCACCATGGCGGCTATCACCGCAGCCATCATGATCGTGCTCCTTTTGATGGGCTATCCGATGATGGTCCCCCTGATCGTGGGCGCACTGGTCTTGATGTTCACCCAATTCCCCTTTCTCGACGCCCAAATCCTCATCCAGCAGATGATCGGGGGCGTCTCCCAAAGCGTCCTGGTGGCGGTGCCCATGTTCATCCTGGCCGCGGATATCATGATCAAGGGCCACACGGCGGATCGTTTGTTGGATCTGGTGGCGAAATTCGTCGGTCATTTAAAAGGCGGCCTTCCCATGACCACGGCCGTGTCGTGCACCCTTTTCGGCGCGGTATCGGGGTCCACCCAGGCCACGGTGGTGGCGATGGGAAAACCCCTGCGCCCCAAATTGCTGGAAGCCGGCTATTCGGACAAATTCACCATCGCTTTGATCATCAACGCCAGCGACATCGCCCTGCTGATCCCCCCCTCCATCGGCATGATCATCTACGGCGTGGTCTCCGGCACGTCCGTGAGCGAGCTGTTTATCGCGGGCATCGGCCCGGGCCTGTTGATCCTGTTCCTGTTTTCCATCTATTGTTACATGGTGGCGGTCCGAAAGGGCATCGAACACCAGCCCAAAGCCAGCTGGCCGGAACGCCGGCGGGCGCTCAAGCGCGCCCTTCTCGCCATGGGTTTTCCCGTCATCATCATCGGCGGGATCTACTCGGGCTTTTTCAGCCCCACGGAAGCCGCCTCGGTGTCGGTATTGTATGCGTTCATCCTGGAGAGCTGGATCTATCGACAGGTCGGACTCAAAGACATGCCCGAAATCGCCCTGTCCACCGGCTTGGTCACCGCGGTGGTGTTCATCCTGGTGGGGGCGGGTTCGGCCTTTTCCTGGGTGATCTCCTTCGCCCAAATTCCGGAATTATTGCTGGGAGACGTGATCGCCGACGCCGCCGACAGCCCCTACTTCATCCTGGGGCTGATCGCCGTTTCCTTTTTCGTGGGCTGCATGTTCGTCGATCCCATCGTGGTCATCCTGATCCTGACCCCCATCTTCGCGCCGGCGGTCAAAGCCGCGGGCATCGATCCGGTCCTGGTGGGCACCATCGTGACCCTGCAGGCGGCGATCGGTTCCGCCACCCCGCCGTTCGGCTGCGACATCTTCACCGCGGTGGCGATCTTTCGCCGACCTTATCTGGAAATCATCCAAGGCACCCCGCCCTTTATCCTCATGCTTCTCTTTTCCACGGTGCTGCTGATTATGTTTCCGCAGATCGCCCTGTTCTTGCCCGGCTTAATGCGTTAA
- a CDS encoding TRAP transporter small permease, with the protein MMQTTGAGSKQWRQRIRQPFQWLDRILDYFERTVLIGAILAIAIVSIVNVIARNMGQSLSFANELAQILLVAITFVGVGHGVRMARHIRVSAVHDLLPQGGRKALLIITSFTTSILLFMLGWFAIQYVLNLATTGRIMPSLQLPLYLAYAVVPLGLFVGSAQYLLAGVRNLISKENYLSWHHKDEYELPADALSEVIITDEKNE; encoded by the coding sequence ATGATGCAAACCACCGGTGCCGGCTCCAAGCAATGGCGTCAGCGCATCAGACAACCCTTTCAATGGCTCGACCGGATTTTGGACTACTTCGAGCGCACGGTACTGATCGGCGCGATTCTCGCCATCGCCATCGTCAGCATCGTCAACGTGATCGCGCGCAATATGGGGCAAAGCCTCTCCTTTGCCAACGAACTGGCCCAAATCCTTCTGGTGGCCATTACTTTCGTCGGAGTCGGCCACGGCGTCCGGATGGCCCGGCATATTCGCGTCTCCGCGGTCCACGACCTGCTGCCACAAGGGGGAAGAAAAGCGCTGCTGATCATCACCAGCTTCACCACGAGCATCCTCCTGTTCATGCTGGGATGGTTCGCCATCCAATACGTCCTCAATTTGGCCACCACCGGTCGCATCATGCCTTCCTTGCAATTGCCCCTCTATCTCGCCTATGCCGTGGTCCCGCTGGGACTGTTCGTGGGCTCGGCGCAATATCTGCTCGCCGGCGTGCGCAATCTCATCAGCAAAGAGAATTATTTGTCCTGGCATCATAAAGACGAATACGAATTGCCCGCCGACGCTTTATCCGAAGTCATCATTACCGACGAGAAAAACGAGTAG
- a CDS encoding TRAP transporter substrate-binding protein, which produces MRGSLRCLAVFWICVIVLIGGCSKSSEEASEAITWRIALEEVEGSVQDAYAREFKKRMAERSKGRIHVEIYPYGTLGTSPQLTELVQAGALDLTFASPGHLASVIPEVGVFTLHFVFSDDNQINKQVLASEPVREILSSAYQEQGLELIGIVPEGWMAWTADKALTSPADFEGLKIRTMTSPILIKTYEAYGANPTPLPYSEVYSGLQLGQIDGQVNPIFAIEEMSFYEEQDVMTLARHAQFVSTLVASSQWYASLPPEQLAWFNGVVADMVDWIYQKQETFNQKRLNIIKQAGGTEVVELTDTQREAFRQASMGVRQVYIEQAGARGEKLLDAIRAQIENHEAESRIEPMTESRLSTNR; this is translated from the coding sequence ATGCGAGGATCGTTGCGTTGCTTGGCTGTTTTTTGGATCTGCGTGATCGTCCTGATCGGCGGTTGTTCGAAGTCCTCGGAGGAGGCGTCTGAAGCGATCACTTGGCGTATCGCGCTGGAAGAGGTGGAGGGCAGCGTACAGGATGCCTACGCCCGGGAATTCAAAAAAAGGATGGCGGAACGCTCCAAGGGGCGCATCCATGTGGAAATCTATCCTTATGGGACCCTGGGAACGTCGCCGCAATTGACCGAACTGGTGCAAGCCGGCGCGCTGGATCTGACCTTCGCTTCACCGGGGCATCTGGCCTCGGTGATCCCGGAAGTGGGCGTGTTCACCCTGCATTTCGTGTTCTCCGATGACAATCAGATCAACAAGCAAGTCCTCGCCAGCGAACCGGTGCGGGAAATTTTGTCTTCCGCCTACCAAGAGCAGGGCCTGGAGTTGATCGGCATCGTCCCGGAAGGCTGGATGGCGTGGACGGCAGATAAAGCGTTGACGTCTCCCGCGGATTTTGAAGGGCTCAAGATCCGTACCATGACCTCTCCCATTCTCATCAAAACTTACGAAGCCTACGGCGCCAACCCGACCCCCTTGCCTTACTCCGAAGTATACAGCGGTCTTCAGTTGGGTCAGATCGACGGCCAAGTCAATCCCATTTTCGCCATCGAGGAGATGAGTTTCTACGAAGAACAGGATGTGATGACCTTGGCGCGTCACGCCCAGTTCGTGTCCACCCTCGTGGCGAGCAGCCAATGGTACGCCAGCCTCCCGCCCGAGCAGCTGGCATGGTTTAACGGCGTGGTGGCCGATATGGTGGATTGGATCTACCAAAAGCAGGAAACGTTTAACCAAAAACGCTTGAATATCATCAAACAAGCGGGCGGTACCGAAGTGGTGGAGCTCACCGATACCCAACGCGAAGCTTTCCGCCAGGCGAGCATGGGCGTTCGGCAAGTGTATATCGAGCAGGCGGGCGCGCGGGGGGAAAAACTGCTCGATGCTATCCGAGCTCAGATCGAAAACCACGAAGCCGAGTCGCGAATCGAGCCCATGACGGAATCACGCCTATCCACAAACCGATGA
- a CDS encoding pathogenesis-related family 1 protein, with amino-acid sequence MTAAHNAARAEVGVPPLKWSDALAAYAQQWADHLARRNGCKLKHRSNGKYGENLYWSSAVRWSDGRRELKALTASRVVAQWVSEKQDYDYAGNRCSGAMCGHYTQIVWRDTRRLGCGMAVCPSRGQIWVCNYDPPGNYVGQRPW; translated from the coding sequence ATGACCGCCGCCCATAATGCGGCGCGAGCCGAGGTGGGTGTTCCTCCTTTGAAATGGTCGGATGCTTTGGCCGCTTATGCCCAACAGTGGGCGGATCATCTGGCACGTCGCAACGGCTGCAAGCTTAAACATCGCTCGAATGGCAAGTATGGCGAAAATCTCTACTGGTCCAGCGCGGTGCGATGGTCGGATGGGAGAAGAGAACTGAAGGCGCTGACCGCTTCGCGGGTGGTCGCCCAGTGGGTGTCGGAAAAACAGGATTACGACTATGCCGGCAATCGCTGTTCAGGCGCCATGTGCGGTCATTACACGCAAATTGTATGGCGCGATACGCGCAGGTTGGGTTGCGGCATGGCGGTTTGTCCCAGCCGGGGACAGATCTGGGTATGCAATTACGATCCGCCCGGTAATTATGTGGGCCAGCGGCCCTGGTAG
- a CDS encoding cryptochrome/photolyase family protein: MTNNPTALIWFRRDLRLADNPALHAALADYRTVLPIYIHAPEEEAPWAPGSASRWWLHESLEALDASLRQKGARLILRRGPSRRTLPALCRETGAKTVFWNRLIEPAARKRDRTVETALREAGIAVEEKESALLYPPETTVKEDGTPYRVFTPFWKNCLKSGLPASARPAPNRLPPIPDGISSLSLEALKLLPKTPWYASIAACWQPGEAGAGNALTAFVDHALPDYSKGRDRPDLALTSRLSPHLHFGEISPQRVAAEAQAATPPGSGAAAAFLRELGWREFSHALLCHFPSLPDTPLDARFERFPRANDHADRFEAWRRGQTGIPLVDAGMRQLWRTGWMHNRVRMVVASFLVKNLLIPWQEGARWFWDTLVDADLANNSQNWQWVAGCGADAAPYFRIFNPVLQGRKCDPEGNYVRRWVPELAKLPAPSIHAPWETKETALKSAGIRLGDDYPLPIVDLKASRKQALDAFAHIRK; encoded by the coding sequence ATGACAAACAACCCAACCGCCCTGATATGGTTCCGACGCGACCTGCGACTTGCCGACAATCCCGCTCTCCACGCAGCTCTGGCCGATTACCGCACCGTCTTGCCGATATACATTCATGCCCCCGAGGAAGAAGCCCCGTGGGCACCGGGAAGCGCTTCGCGCTGGTGGCTGCACGAGAGCCTCGAGGCCTTGGACGCGTCGCTGCGTCAAAAGGGAGCTCGATTGATATTGCGGCGGGGACCGAGCCGCCGGACATTGCCGGCTTTGTGCCGGGAAACCGGTGCTAAAACCGTATTCTGGAATCGTTTGATCGAACCGGCGGCCCGGAAGCGGGACCGAACGGTGGAAACGGCGCTGCGCGAGGCGGGAATCGCGGTGGAGGAAAAGGAATCCGCCTTGTTGTATCCGCCGGAGACGACAGTCAAAGAGGACGGAACCCCTTACCGTGTGTTCACCCCCTTTTGGAAAAACTGTTTGAAATCGGGGCTCCCCGCCTCCGCAAGGCCGGCCCCGAATCGCTTGCCGCCCATTCCGGACGGGATCTCCTCCCTATCCTTGGAAGCATTGAAACTGCTCCCGAAAACCCCTTGGTATGCTTCCATCGCCGCTTGCTGGCAGCCCGGCGAGGCAGGCGCCGGGAACGCTCTGACGGCGTTCGTGGACCATGCCTTGCCCGACTATTCAAAAGGACGCGACCGGCCCGATCTGGCCTTGACCTCCCGGCTGTCGCCGCACCTTCATTTCGGCGAAATCAGCCCTCAGCGGGTGGCCGCCGAGGCGCAAGCGGCAACACCACCCGGCTCGGGGGCGGCGGCGGCGTTTCTGCGCGAACTGGGCTGGCGGGAATTTTCCCATGCCCTTCTTTGTCACTTTCCCTCTCTGCCCGATACGCCCCTCGATGCTCGTTTCGAGCGCTTTCCCCGGGCCAATGACCATGCCGACCGATTCGAGGCTTGGCGGCGGGGGCAAACCGGTATTCCGCTGGTGGATGCCGGGATGCGCCAGCTGTGGCGCACCGGCTGGATGCACAATCGGGTGCGGATGGTGGTCGCCTCGTTTCTGGTCAAGAACCTGCTCATCCCCTGGCAGGAAGGGGCGCGCTGGTTCTGGGACACCTTGGTGGACGCGGATTTGGCCAACAACAGCCAGAATTGGCAGTGGGTCGCCGGCTGCGGCGCCGACGCCGCCCCCTATTTTCGAATTTTCAATCCCGTCCTGCAGGGGCGCAAATGCGATCCCGAGGGCAACTACGTCCGGCGTTGGGTACCGGAGTTGGCCAAGCTTCCGGCCCCTTCCATTCATGCCCCTTGGGAAACCAAAGAAACCGCTCTGAAATCTGCGGGCATCCGTCTCGGGGACGATTATCCCCTTCCCATCGTCGACCTCAAAGCCAGCCGCAAGCAAGCGCTGGACGCTTTTGCGCACATTCGGAAATAA
- a CDS encoding HAD family hydrolase: MTTIRLISFDLDNTVWPTDPVLRQAENEAFRWLQQRAPRLASSHDLNSLRAHRQALMRQQPAIAHDMTAVRLASLRLLLEAFEYPLALADEAMAIFLRARNRVTPYPDAPPVLETLAQTHRLVSLTNGNADVTCTPLGPHFHFSLTAAGVGAAKPSPEMFLKALAQAGVEAGHSVHVGDDPHLDIHAAREVGMRAVWVNREGASWPRELPPPDTAVRNLYELIDWLALLPDQPLSVV, translated from the coding sequence ATGACCACCATCCGCCTGATCAGCTTCGATCTGGACAATACCGTCTGGCCTACCGATCCGGTATTAAGGCAGGCAGAGAACGAGGCATTCCGATGGCTTCAGCAACGCGCCCCGCGCCTTGCCTCGAGCCACGACCTCAATAGTCTGCGCGCCCACCGCCAAGCACTCATGCGACAACAGCCGGCCATCGCCCACGACATGACCGCGGTGCGGCTCGCCTCCCTCCGACTGCTTCTCGAGGCATTCGAATATCCGTTGGCACTGGCGGATGAAGCGATGGCAATCTTTCTTCGAGCGCGCAATCGGGTGACGCCTTATCCCGACGCCCCCCCGGTACTCGAAACCTTGGCTCAAACGCACCGGCTGGTTTCGCTGACCAACGGCAACGCCGATGTAACATGCACCCCACTCGGTCCCCACTTTCACTTTTCCCTGACAGCGGCCGGCGTGGGCGCGGCCAAACCGTCTCCGGAGATGTTTCTGAAAGCTCTGGCGCAAGCCGGAGTCGAAGCCGGCCATTCGGTCCACGTGGGCGACGACCCGCACCTGGATATCCATGCAGCCAGGGAAGTGGGCATGCGCGCGGTTTGGGTCAACCGCGAGGGCGCTTCATGGCCGAGGGAGCTGCCGCCGCCCGATACGGCGGTTCGAAATCTCTATGAACTCATTGACTGGCTTGCGTTACTGCCGGATCAACCCCTATCAGTAGTTTGA